The genomic region GGCCATCCCTGCTCGCGGGACGCCTGGACCAGTGACTCAAAGTTGGAGCCGCTCCCGGAAGCGAATACGGCGATTCTCATGACTCACCGCCTCCGATCCATCGAATCCCGCCGGCACCTTCCGCGATTCGTCCGATCAGATGGGCTGTTTCCCCCATCTCCTGCAGGACGGACAGCGCTTCTTCCGCCTGATCTGCCGGCAGGATCACGACCATGCCGATTCCCATGTTGAATGTTCGGTACGCATCCGTCTCGTTCAGCCGTCCCTCGCGCACAATCCATTCGAACACGGGCGGTACTTCCCACGTGGAGCGGTCAATCTCGGCCTGGCACCCTTCCGGCAGCACGCGCGGGACGTTTTCGATTAATCCACCGCCGGTGATATGTGCCCCCGCCTTTACCTCAAACCGTTTCATCAGTTCCAGAAACGGTCGGACGTAGATCTTGGTGGGGGTGAGCAGCACTTCTCCGACAGTGGCCCCGCCCCATGGAACTGTGTCGTGTAAACGATCGGGATTTCCCTCCAACAACACTTTGCGAACCAATGAAAAGCCATTGCTGTGAATACCGCTGGAAGCCAGCCCGATCACCACATCACCCGGAACGATGTTCTCTCCCGTCAACAAACGCTCCCGTTCCACGGCACCCACGCAAAAACCGGCCACATCGTATTCACCTGCGCCGTACATCCCCGGCATTTCCGCCGTTTCACCGCCGATCAGCGCGCATCCCGCCTCCTGGCAACCGTCGGCGACCCCTTTGACGATCGCTTCCGCCTGGGCAGGATTCAATTTGCCCGTAGCCAAATAATCGAGGAAAAAGAGCGGTTCCGCTCCCTGCACCACCACATCATTGACACACATGGCCACGCAATCGATCCCGATCGTATCATGTTGATCCATCGCAAATGCGATCTTCAATTTGGTCCCCACACCGTCAGTGGAAGAAACCAACACCGGGTTCCGATAGGAAGGAAGGGAGAAGAGCCCGCCGAAACCGCCCAATCCACCGATCACTTCGGGTCTCATCGTTCGTTTCACATGAGATTTGATCCGTTCCACTGTTTCATTGCCCGCGTCGATGTCCACACCAGCCGCGCGGTACGCGTCGCTCATCGCTCTCCCTCCAATACCAGACTCTCCTCTACCAGCGTAGGATAGTTCCCGTCAAAACAGGCCAGGCAATGTCCACGATCGGGTTCCCCGGTCGGGCGACCGATCGCTTCCAGCATGCCCTCCTTGCTCAGGAACA from Polycladomyces subterraneus harbors:
- the purM gene encoding phosphoribosylformylglycinamidine cyclo-ligase, which encodes MSDAYRAAGVDIDAGNETVERIKSHVKRTMRPEVIGGLGGFGGLFSLPSYRNPVLVSSTDGVGTKLKIAFAMDQHDTIGIDCVAMCVNDVVVQGAEPLFFLDYLATGKLNPAQAEAIVKGVADGCQEAGCALIGGETAEMPGMYGAGEYDVAGFCVGAVERERLLTGENIVPGDVVIGLASSGIHSNGFSLVRKVLLEGNPDRLHDTVPWGGATVGEVLLTPTKIYVRPFLELMKRFEVKAGAHITGGGLIENVPRVLPEGCQAEIDRSTWEVPPVFEWIVREGRLNETDAYRTFNMGIGMVVILPADQAEEALSVLQEMGETAHLIGRIAEGAGGIRWIGGGES